The following coding sequences lie in one Moritella viscosa genomic window:
- a CDS encoding peptide ABC transporter, ATP-binding component — translation MSLLEVKNLRIEYPSRHGVHAAVKSLSFSIERGEIVGVVGESGAGKSTVGNAVIDLLSPPGVIANGEVYLEGEKISGLTPEEMRKVRGSKIGFIFQDPMTSLNPLFTIERQITETILANLDVSKEEAFSRALTLMEQVGIPEPELRIKQYPHQFSGGMRQRVVIAIALSCEPDLIIADEPTTALDVSIQDQILTLIRELCIKKNVGCMLVTHDMGVVSNVTDKIAVMYRGDLVEFGPTKQVLSDPEHEYTRSLISAVPRSDIKLDRFPLVSYIEEAEEMKQIDIKNHWLGQSQDQREYTGPLLTVNDVSLRFVTKDSFFESKREYVQASNKVNFHINEGETFGLVGESGSGKSTIARVIAGLYAPNEGNITFEGIDLTALKSEKERRPIRRQMQMVFQNPYTSMNPRMKVFDIISEPIRFHKLASSETEVRQIVHDLLDHVGLGRMAGVKYPHEFSGGQRQRISIARALATRPRLLICDEPTSALDVSVQAQILNLLKDLQDELNLTMLFISHDLPVIRQVSDRVGVMQKGKLLEVAPTEELFTNPQHEYSQHLVSLMPEFKGLRDKLAS, via the coding sequence ATGTCTTTATTAGAAGTAAAAAATCTTCGCATCGAATATCCATCGAGACATGGTGTGCACGCAGCTGTGAAATCATTGTCTTTTTCTATCGAACGCGGTGAAATTGTTGGTGTGGTAGGTGAATCAGGCGCAGGTAAGTCAACTGTGGGTAATGCAGTTATTGATTTACTAAGTCCACCGGGTGTTATTGCTAACGGTGAAGTATATCTTGAAGGTGAAAAAATATCAGGTTTAACACCTGAAGAGATGCGTAAAGTACGTGGCTCAAAAATTGGTTTTATTTTCCAAGATCCAATGACATCACTAAATCCACTTTTTACTATCGAACGTCAAATTACAGAAACTATTCTAGCCAATCTTGATGTAAGCAAAGAAGAAGCTTTCTCTCGGGCACTTACCTTAATGGAACAAGTGGGTATTCCTGAGCCTGAATTACGAATTAAACAATACCCGCATCAATTTTCAGGCGGTATGAGACAACGTGTGGTTATCGCTATCGCATTGTCTTGTGAACCAGATTTAATCATTGCCGATGAACCAACAACCGCACTTGATGTTTCAATTCAAGACCAAATTCTAACGTTGATCCGTGAATTGTGTATCAAGAAAAATGTAGGCTGCATGCTCGTTACTCATGACATGGGCGTAGTATCAAATGTAACAGATAAAATCGCCGTGATGTACCGTGGTGATCTTGTTGAATTTGGTCCAACGAAGCAAGTACTTAGCGATCCTGAGCATGAATATACTCGTAGCCTTATTTCTGCAGTACCTCGCTCTGATATCAAGTTAGATCGTTTTCCACTGGTAAGCTATATCGAAGAAGCCGAAGAAATGAAGCAAATCGATATTAAAAACCACTGGTTAGGCCAAAGTCAGGATCAACGTGAATACACAGGGCCATTGCTGACTGTGAATGATGTCAGTCTTCGCTTTGTGACTAAAGATTCATTCTTTGAAAGCAAACGTGAATACGTACAAGCATCGAACAAAGTAAACTTCCATATTAATGAAGGTGAAACCTTTGGCCTAGTCGGTGAGTCAGGTTCAGGTAAATCAACGATTGCACGTGTTATTGCCGGTCTTTATGCACCGAATGAAGGTAACATCACGTTTGAAGGCATTGATTTAACCGCATTAAAATCTGAAAAAGAACGTCGCCCCATTCGTCGTCAAATGCAAATGGTGTTCCAAAATCCATATACGTCGATGAATCCGAGAATGAAGGTTTTTGACATTATTTCAGAACCAATTCGTTTCCACAAATTGGCATCATCTGAAACTGAAGTTCGTCAAATCGTACATGATCTACTGGATCACGTAGGACTAGGTAGAATGGCAGGGGTTAAATATCCACATGAATTCTCTGGCGGTCAACGTCAACGTATTTCAATTGCTCGTGCACTAGCAACACGTCCACGTTTATTAATTTGTGATGAACCAACATCAGCACTTGATGTATCCGTTCAAGCACAAATTCTTAATTTACTTAAAGATTTACAAGACGAACTCAATCTAACTATGTTATTCATTAGTCATGATTTACCGGTTATTCGTCAAGTAAGTGACCGTGTTGGCGTAATGCAAAAAGGGAAGCTGCTTGAAGTGGCACCGACAGAAGAGCTATTCACCAACCCACAACATGAATACAGCCAGCACCTTGTTTCGTTAATGCCTGAATTTAAAGGCTTACGTGACAAACTAGCAAGCTAA
- a CDS encoding HTH-type transciptional regulator, LysR-family: protein MLTSEDLRFFYTISTQPSLTAAARKLNVTPPTVTQRLQAIESKVSVKLVQRQARGISLTEEGYLLQNKARFILAEMDQLQTLMTNKKNLVSGTLKVLAPLGFGNDYIAPLVGEFQQQHPNLTVELELSDKPSWAESHKWDIIIYIGELRDSTLKLATLAPNQRFLCASPDYLKRHGSPESPRKLKNHTCIALRENSEDVTLWRFTHTNSEKQESIRITPTFTSNEGSVIKNWAIAGHGIIMRSEWDVQPELNNGALVRLLPDYSLPSADIVALLGTDSRSRSARTSHFLQLLKERFAQQPWLKK from the coding sequence ATGCTTACCAGTGAAGACTTGCGTTTTTTCTATACCATATCGACTCAACCCTCTTTAACTGCGGCTGCACGTAAGCTTAATGTGACGCCGCCGACAGTGACTCAACGCCTACAAGCAATTGAATCTAAAGTGAGTGTTAAGCTGGTACAACGCCAAGCACGTGGCATAAGCCTGACCGAAGAAGGTTATTTACTGCAAAATAAAGCCCGATTCATTCTCGCAGAAATGGACCAACTACAAACGTTAATGACTAATAAAAAAAACCTAGTCAGTGGGACGCTAAAAGTATTAGCACCATTAGGGTTTGGTAATGATTACATAGCCCCCTTGGTTGGTGAGTTTCAGCAACAACATCCAAACCTCACCGTCGAATTAGAACTTTCGGACAAGCCAAGTTGGGCTGAAAGCCATAAATGGGACATTATCATTTATATTGGAGAACTGAGGGACTCAACATTAAAGCTGGCTACCCTTGCACCGAATCAACGTTTTCTGTGTGCTTCTCCTGATTATCTAAAGCGCCATGGTTCACCAGAGTCACCACGGAAGTTAAAAAATCATACTTGTATTGCGTTACGAGAAAACAGTGAAGATGTGACGTTATGGCGTTTCACCCATACTAATAGCGAAAAACAGGAATCGATACGTATTACACCAACCTTTACCAGTAATGAAGGCAGTGTTATAAAAAACTGGGCGATAGCAGGTCATGGGATCATTATGCGATCCGAATGGGATGTACAACCTGAATTAAATAATGGTGCATTAGTACGGTTGCTACCAGACTACAGCTTACCGAGTGCTGATATTGTGGCCTTGTTAGGTACCGATTCCCGTTCTCGTTCAGCCAGAACATCACATTTTTTACAATTACTAAAAGAACGTTTTGCACAGCAACCTTGGTTAAAAAAGTAA
- a CDS encoding peptide ABC transporter, extracellular solute-binding protein: MKTLKTKLAIALMAAGLSVSAAAADITVAYDADPVSLDPHEQLSGGTLQMSHMLFDPLVRFTKDFDFEGRIAEKWERVNDTTFRFHLRKGVKFHSGNQLTADDVVWTFDRLKLSVDFKNVFSPYEKMTKIDDYTVEIISSEPYPLVLQTATYIFPMDKKFYSGKENGKDKSAIVKHGSSYASTHVSGTGPFTITSREQGVKVVFERFDGYWDKKSPGNVDKLTLVPIKEDATRVAALLSGDVDMIYPVSPNDQRRVKSAKDIDLVTVSGTRIITFQMNQSSNPALKDVRVRQAIVNAINNEAIVKKIMKGFGTTAGQQGPAGYAGYDADLVPRYDLKKAKQLMKDAGYENGFKLSMIAPNNRYVNDAKIAQATASMLSKIGIKVDLKTMPKAQYWPEFDLCAADMMLIGWHSDTEDSANFSEFLTMTRDEKTGRGAYNCGHYSNAEVDKLVNSANAETDTAKRGVMLQRVENILYDEAAFVPLHWQDLAWGAKSTLQVAPIVNALNFPYFGDLVVK, encoded by the coding sequence ATGAAAACCTTAAAGACCAAACTCGCCATTGCCCTAATGGCAGCAGGCCTAAGCGTTAGCGCAGCAGCAGCAGATATTACAGTTGCTTATGATGCAGATCCTGTATCGCTTGACCCACATGAGCAACTATCTGGTGGTACATTACAGATGTCGCACATGCTGTTTGATCCGCTGGTTCGTTTTACCAAAGATTTCGATTTTGAAGGCCGTATCGCTGAAAAATGGGAACGTGTAAATGATACAACTTTCCGTTTTCACCTACGTAAAGGCGTAAAATTCCACTCTGGTAACCAACTAACTGCTGATGACGTTGTATGGACATTCGACCGTCTAAAATTATCAGTTGATTTCAAAAACGTTTTCTCTCCATACGAAAAAATGACCAAGATTGATGACTACACAGTAGAAATCATCTCTTCAGAACCGTACCCACTTGTACTACAGACTGCAACTTATATCTTCCCAATGGATAAGAAGTTCTACTCTGGTAAAGAAAACGGTAAAGACAAATCTGCAATCGTTAAACACGGTAGCTCTTATGCGTCAACACACGTATCTGGTACAGGCCCTTTCACTATTACTTCACGTGAGCAAGGTGTAAAAGTTGTATTCGAGCGTTTTGACGGATACTGGGATAAGAAATCTCCAGGTAACGTTGACAAGTTAACGCTTGTACCAATTAAAGAAGATGCAACACGTGTTGCAGCACTTCTTTCTGGCGACGTTGATATGATTTACCCTGTGTCACCAAATGATCAGCGCCGTGTGAAAAGCGCGAAAGATATCGATCTAGTAACCGTATCTGGTACACGTATCATCACGTTCCAAATGAACCAAAGCAGCAACCCTGCGCTTAAAGATGTGCGCGTACGCCAAGCTATCGTAAATGCAATCAATAACGAAGCGATTGTGAAGAAGATCATGAAAGGCTTCGGCACCACAGCAGGCCAACAAGGTCCAGCAGGTTATGCAGGCTATGACGCTGATCTAGTGCCACGTTATGACTTGAAAAAAGCCAAACAATTAATGAAAGATGCAGGTTATGAAAATGGCTTTAAACTTTCAATGATTGCACCAAATAACCGTTATGTTAATGATGCTAAGATCGCGCAAGCAACAGCGTCAATGCTATCTAAAATCGGCATTAAAGTTGATCTAAAAACAATGCCAAAAGCACAGTACTGGCCTGAGTTTGATCTTTGTGCGGCTGACATGATGCTGATCGGCTGGCATTCAGATACTGAAGATTCTGCAAACTTCTCTGAATTCTTAACAATGACACGTGATGAAAAAACAGGTCGTGGTGCTTATAACTGTGGTCACTACTCAAACGCTGAAGTTGATAAACTAGTAAACAGTGCAAACGCTGAAACAGACACTGCAAAACGTGGTGTTATGCTACAACGTGTTGAAAACATCTTGTATGACGAAGCTGCTTTCGTGCCACTACATTGGCAAGATCTTGCTTGGGGTGCAAAATCGACTCTACAAGTTGCTCCAATTGTAAACGCGCTAAACTTCCCGTACTTCGGTGACCTAGTCGTTAAATAA
- the hspD gene encoding small heat shock protein HspD, producing MNTIDLTPIYRSTIGFDRFAPLFSSLLGDDNKVPNYPPYNIEIHGEDKYSITIAVAGFSEHELDINVAKGVLTVSGDKGYTDDNDKDKHKFLYQGIANRMFKRKFNLTENVEVTSASLNHGLLTINLVKEIPEAIKPKKIAINQEVELINDKTKKAV from the coding sequence ATGAATACTATCGATTTAACTCCGATTTATCGCAGCACTATTGGCTTTGACAGATTTGCTCCTTTATTTAGTAGTCTATTAGGTGACGATAACAAAGTACCAAATTATCCACCTTATAACATTGAAATTCACGGCGAAGATAAATATTCAATTACTATAGCTGTCGCAGGATTTTCTGAGCATGAACTAGATATTAATGTAGCAAAAGGTGTCCTTACTGTTTCTGGAGATAAAGGATACACAGACGATAATGATAAAGATAAACACAAATTCCTTTATCAAGGTATTGCTAATCGGATGTTTAAACGTAAGTTTAATCTTACCGAAAATGTAGAAGTAACCAGTGCGAGCCTTAATCATGGGTTATTAACGATAAATCTGGTTAAAGAGATACCAGAAGCGATTAAGCCTAAGAAAATAGCCATCAATCAGGAGGTCGAACTTATTAATGATAAAACTAAAAAGGCCGTTTGA
- a CDS encoding cytochrome b561 has protein sequence MTKNTSYSRRSRLLHWAMALIIISMIFLGLSMVKSLAIWQIEAISLHKSFGVLAFTLVIIRLINRASSTSPALPSYLPKWQVFMAHATHVGLYGAMLLMPISGWLMQNAGGRSVRLFDLLTLPQLIETDIYAYSLFREIHGFFSLVFLAMIFMHIGAALYHGLIKQDGVMSSMTSGEK, from the coding sequence ATGACAAAAAATACAAGTTATTCTAGACGTTCTAGACTATTGCATTGGGCTATGGCATTAATAATAATATCAATGATCTTCTTAGGCTTATCAATGGTGAAAAGCTTAGCTATATGGCAAATAGAGGCTATTTCACTTCATAAATCGTTCGGTGTTTTAGCATTTACATTGGTGATTATTAGGTTAATAAACAGAGCGTCATCAACAAGTCCTGCATTGCCAAGTTACTTGCCAAAATGGCAAGTATTTATGGCTCATGCCACACACGTAGGACTGTATGGTGCAATGCTTTTGATGCCTATTTCAGGTTGGTTAATGCAAAATGCAGGCGGACGGAGTGTGCGTTTATTTGATTTGTTAACATTACCACAGCTAATTGAGACAGATATTTATGCATATAGCTTATTTAGAGAAATACATGGTTTTTTCTCCTTAGTGTTTTTAGCTATGATATTTATGCATATTGGTGCAGCGCTCTATCACGGATTAATAAAGCAAGATGGTGTGATGTCGTCAATGACATCAGGTGAAAAATAA
- the rnz gene encoding ribonuclease Z: MEIVFLGTSAGTPSKTRNVSGLAIHRVNSKLWCLVDCGEGTQHQLLHTKLSLTQLQAIFITHIHGDHCYGLPGLLASAAMQGRTEPLWIIGPSKIKTFIELMKTTVHLNLNYELKYKCIDEPNNTLDDLAIEFDVETIELSHRVSSFAYSFSENRLSNKLNVKKLEQDKITRGTLWGELQQGLDVQLDNGRIICAQDYLLPIQKPRKIIISGDNDDPSLLTQVAKSANVLVHEATYTQDIAIKVGSGPQHSYAKLVAQFANNVGLDNLVLTHFSPRYQNAINSSPSIFDIENEARTEYSKNLFLANDFDHFILNKQGALAKTVGKK; encoded by the coding sequence ATGGAAATCGTATTTTTAGGTACATCGGCAGGTACGCCGAGCAAAACCCGTAATGTATCGGGCCTAGCTATTCATCGGGTTAATTCCAAACTGTGGTGCTTAGTTGATTGTGGCGAAGGAACTCAGCATCAATTACTGCATACAAAACTATCTTTAACGCAATTACAGGCGATCTTTATTACCCACATCCATGGTGATCATTGCTATGGTCTGCCTGGACTATTAGCCAGTGCAGCAATGCAAGGCAGAACCGAACCACTTTGGATTATTGGGCCATCAAAGATTAAAACCTTTATCGAACTGATGAAAACTACGGTGCACCTCAATTTAAACTATGAATTAAAATATAAGTGTATTGATGAACCAAATAATACACTCGATGACTTAGCCATTGAATTTGATGTAGAAACAATTGAACTGTCACATCGCGTATCTTCTTTTGCTTATAGTTTCAGTGAAAACAGATTAAGCAATAAGTTAAATGTTAAGAAGTTAGAACAAGATAAGATCACTCGCGGGACACTTTGGGGCGAACTACAACAAGGGTTAGATGTACAACTCGATAATGGTCGTATTATTTGCGCACAAGACTATTTATTACCGATTCAAAAACCACGTAAAATTATCATTTCTGGTGATAACGATGATCCATCACTGCTCACTCAAGTAGCCAAGTCCGCCAACGTATTAGTGCATGAAGCAACATATACTCAAGATATTGCCATCAAAGTAGGTTCGGGACCACAGCACAGTTACGCTAAACTTGTAGCACAGTTTGCGAATAATGTCGGACTTGATAACTTAGTGTTAACCCACTTTAGCCCACGTTATCAAAACGCAATAAACAGCAGTCCTTCTATCTTTGATATCGAAAATGAAGCACGTACTGAATATAGTAAAAATCTATTTCTAGCCAACGATTTTGACCACTTTATATTAAACAAACAAGGTGCGTTAGCTAAGACTGTTGGCAAGAAATAA
- a CDS encoding putative catalase, with the protein MVLFTTAILYFLGVFNQSTVTAQQFVNLQEGEAPNPGFRRAHAKGICIAGTFESNGSLDRYSLAKVFDEGSTPFLGRFSIGGNNPTAPDLKSPVRSMAFTLLSTDNQEWRVAMNTPPVMAVATPEAFFEQLQALTSPPAIKPSKLKAFFASHPESKAFNEWASAYVPTNSFSTELYHSINAFYLVDDAGNKQATRWVAVPQLASDMPLLNTNSPNALQEQLTALLKKGTVNFSLIFTLADDLDDENNPTIPWPHQRKQINAGTLVITSSEAQNTGLCAQKNFDPLVLPEGIEATEDPILRARSSAYSESYRRRARETLLGTKPTSVQE; encoded by the coding sequence ATGGTATTATTCACTACTGCAATACTGTATTTTTTAGGTGTCTTTAATCAGTCCACTGTAACAGCTCAGCAGTTTGTTAATTTACAAGAGGGCGAAGCACCAAACCCTGGGTTTCGTCGAGCACATGCAAAAGGTATTTGCATTGCAGGTACATTTGAATCAAACGGCTCACTTGATCGTTATTCTCTTGCAAAAGTGTTTGATGAAGGTTCAACCCCATTTTTAGGGCGATTTTCTATTGGCGGAAATAACCCTACAGCTCCTGATTTAAAGTCGCCAGTTCGCAGCATGGCGTTCACTCTACTAAGTACAGATAATCAAGAATGGCGAGTAGCGATGAACACGCCTCCGGTCATGGCCGTTGCGACACCCGAAGCATTCTTTGAGCAATTACAAGCGTTAACATCTCCTCCAGCTATAAAACCGAGTAAACTTAAAGCGTTCTTTGCATCGCATCCAGAAAGCAAAGCGTTTAATGAATGGGCGTCTGCCTATGTACCAACAAACAGTTTTTCAACGGAACTTTATCATAGCATTAATGCTTTTTATCTTGTCGATGATGCAGGTAATAAACAAGCTACACGCTGGGTTGCTGTTCCGCAGTTGGCAAGTGATATGCCATTGCTTAATACTAATTCACCCAATGCATTACAAGAGCAATTGACTGCATTGTTAAAAAAAGGAACGGTAAATTTCTCTCTGATTTTTACTCTTGCGGATGATTTAGATGATGAAAATAATCCGACAATACCTTGGCCTCATCAACGTAAACAGATCAATGCCGGCACGTTAGTAATAACCAGTTCGGAAGCTCAAAATACTGGGTTATGTGCACAAAAGAACTTTGATCCGCTGGTGTTACCCGAGGGTATAGAAGCAACGGAAGATCCAATATTACGAGCAAGAAGTTCTGCTTATTCAGAATCTTACCGTCGAAGAGCTAGAGAAACATTACTCGGTACAAAACCAACATCGGTACAGGAATAA
- a CDS encoding peptide ABC transporter, inner membrane component — translation MNTITSSHVPTRWERFKNSDLIYYFLRDKVAMFSFAIFLTFLIAAIAAPLIAPTDPYDITSIDIMDSELPPSWLEDGDERFLLGTDDQGRDIFSTMLYGSRLSLTIGFLAVAVQLVLGIVIGLSAGYFGGRIDSFLMRFADVQLSFSTMMVAIIVSAIFKASFGAEFFSQYAVVMLVVIIGVAEWPQYARTIRASVLAEKQKEYVEAAQVMGLKSMRIMFRHILPNCLSPILVISTVQIANAIMSEAALSFLGLGLPVDQPSLGALISTGFKYIFSGAWWITAFPGVLLVTLVLVINLLGDWLRDAFNPKIYKG, via the coding sequence ATGAACACAATAACTTCATCTCATGTTCCGACTCGCTGGGAACGCTTTAAAAACTCAGATCTTATTTATTATTTCTTAAGAGATAAGGTCGCTATGTTCAGCTTTGCGATCTTCTTAACTTTCTTGATCGCAGCGATAGCGGCACCATTAATTGCACCAACAGACCCTTATGATATTACCAGTATTGATATCATGGATTCAGAGTTACCACCGTCTTGGTTAGAAGACGGTGACGAACGTTTCCTATTAGGTACAGATGATCAAGGCCGTGATATTTTCTCAACCATGCTTTATGGTTCGCGTTTATCACTGACCATTGGTTTCTTAGCCGTTGCTGTACAATTGGTCTTAGGTATTGTTATTGGTCTGTCTGCTGGTTACTTCGGTGGCCGTATTGATAGCTTCCTTATGCGCTTTGCTGACGTACAGTTGTCATTCTCAACCATGATGGTGGCGATCATTGTTTCGGCTATCTTTAAAGCCAGCTTTGGTGCTGAGTTCTTTAGCCAATATGCCGTCGTCATGCTCGTGGTGATCATTGGTGTGGCTGAATGGCCTCAGTATGCACGTACTATTCGAGCATCGGTATTGGCCGAGAAGCAAAAAGAATACGTTGAAGCAGCGCAAGTGATGGGCTTAAAATCAATGCGCATTATGTTTAGACACATTCTGCCAAACTGCTTGTCCCCTATCCTAGTGATCTCAACGGTACAGATTGCCAATGCTATTATGTCAGAAGCAGCACTGTCATTCTTAGGCTTAGGTTTACCGGTTGATCAACCTTCATTAGGTGCGTTAATCAGTACAGGCTTTAAGTATATTTTCTCTGGCGCTTGGTGGATCACAGCCTTCCCAGGTGTATTACTGGTAACACTTGTACTTGTAATCAACCTACTTGGTGACTGGTTACGTGATGCATTTAACCCGAAGATTTATAAAGGTTAA
- a CDS encoding putative alanine racemase: MSTGESTSITTSLAKIDTPFLLIDKAKFDTNVAFLRAKLAPHNVILRPHLKTIKSIAGAKHILEGFDSPATVSTVKEAEVFADAGYTDLIYAVGISPQKLSRIQVLLNKGINISILLDSVAQAKSVSAFCQTHNIKIPTLLEIDCDGHRGGIQPDDTRLVEIARILHQGGAELRGVLTHAGESYDCITKEALVAAAEGERHAAVIAATQLIESGFSCPVVSVGSTPTAHFTENLDGVTEVRAGVYTFFDLVMSGIGVCKPSDIALSVVTTVIGHNEEKNWLFIDAGWMSLSQDRGTQSQRQDCGYGLVCDSEGNIIPGLQVIGANQEHGIIVAIGNDIDGANDSRKLPDIAVGTQLRILPNHACATAAMHAGYYVADTEQVELDYWARIQGW; encoded by the coding sequence ATGTCAACTGGAGAGTCTACGTCAATCACAACAAGCTTAGCAAAGATAGACACGCCTTTTTTGCTGATCGACAAAGCTAAGTTTGATACCAATGTTGCTTTTTTAAGAGCTAAATTAGCTCCGCATAATGTGATCTTAAGACCGCATTTGAAAACGATTAAATCTATTGCGGGTGCGAAGCATATACTCGAGGGTTTTGATTCACCAGCCACTGTTTCGACCGTTAAAGAAGCGGAAGTATTTGCAGACGCGGGCTATACCGATCTAATTTATGCTGTCGGTATCTCCCCGCAAAAACTGTCCCGTATTCAAGTACTGCTTAATAAAGGCATCAATATTAGTATTTTACTTGATAGTGTTGCGCAAGCAAAATCGGTAAGTGCATTTTGCCAGACGCACAACATCAAGATCCCGACATTATTGGAAATTGATTGTGATGGTCATCGAGGTGGTATCCAACCTGATGATACACGCTTAGTTGAGATCGCAAGGATCCTTCATCAAGGTGGTGCTGAGTTGCGTGGAGTCCTGACACATGCGGGAGAATCTTATGATTGCATTACTAAAGAAGCATTAGTAGCTGCTGCTGAAGGTGAGCGTCATGCTGCGGTGATTGCTGCCACTCAGCTAATTGAAAGCGGATTTTCTTGTCCTGTGGTGAGTGTTGGTTCGACACCTACTGCTCATTTTACCGAGAACTTGGATGGTGTGACAGAAGTAAGAGCGGGCGTATATACCTTTTTTGATTTAGTCATGTCTGGCATTGGTGTTTGTAAGCCAAGTGATATCGCGTTATCTGTTGTTACCACTGTGATTGGTCATAACGAAGAGAAAAACTGGCTATTTATCGATGCGGGTTGGATGTCATTGTCACAAGACCGGGGGACGCAGTCGCAACGACAGGATTGTGGTTATGGATTAGTGTGTGATAGTGAAGGTAATATTATACCCGGTTTACAAGTCATTGGAGCTAATCAGGAGCATGGCATTATTGTTGCGATTGGTAACGATATTGATGGTGCTAATGATAGCAGAAAGTTACCCGATATAGCGGTAGGCACACAGTTACGTATTTTACCCAATCATGCTTGCGCCACCGCAGCCATGCATGCGGGTTATTATGTAGCAGACACAGAGCAGGTTGAACTTGATTACTGGGCTAGAATTCAGGGTTGGTAG
- a CDS encoding peptide ABC transporter, inner membrane component, with translation MFTFLIKRLFQALIVMFVISLVAFSIQDNLGDPLRELVGQSVSEAERQTLRDELGLNDPYITKYSRFLVNAVQGDLGTSYFFKRPAAEVILDKLQATLELVFGAALIIVFVSIPLGVYSAIHPKSTLTKIIMAVSSIGISVPVFLTAIILMYIFSIELGWLPSYGRGETVNIMGWETGFLTKDGLLHLILPSLSLASIMLPLFIRLVRSEMLEALSSEYIKFAKAKGLSLNKIYYLHALKNTMLPVITVGGVQIGTMIAYTILTETVFQWPGTGFLFLEAINRVDTPLITAYVIFVGLIFVVTNTLVDLLYGVINPTVNITGKG, from the coding sequence ATGTTCACATTTCTGATCAAACGCCTGTTTCAAGCCTTGATAGTAATGTTCGTGATCAGTTTGGTAGCATTTTCCATTCAAGATAATCTAGGCGATCCATTACGTGAATTAGTTGGTCAATCTGTATCTGAAGCAGAACGACAAACACTTCGTGATGAGCTAGGTCTTAATGATCCTTACATAACTAAATATAGCCGTTTTCTTGTTAATGCAGTACAAGGTGACCTCGGCACTTCATATTTCTTTAAACGACCTGCAGCAGAAGTTATCTTAGATAAACTTCAAGCAACACTTGAATTAGTGTTTGGCGCAGCATTAATTATCGTTTTTGTGTCAATTCCTTTAGGAGTTTACTCAGCTATTCATCCCAAAAGTACACTTACTAAAATAATTATGGCTGTAAGTAGCATTGGTATCTCTGTACCTGTATTTCTTACTGCTATTATACTGATGTACATCTTCTCCATCGAACTTGGCTGGCTACCCTCTTACGGACGTGGTGAAACGGTTAATATCATGGGTTGGGAAACAGGTTTCCTTACTAAAGATGGTTTATTGCATTTAATCTTACCAAGTCTTTCACTTGCTTCTATTATGCTTCCACTTTTCATCCGCTTGGTTCGTTCAGAAATGCTAGAAGCATTAAGCTCGGAATACATCAAGTTTGCAAAAGCAAAAGGCTTATCATTAAACAAAATTTATTACCTACATGCGCTTAAAAATACCATGTTGCCAGTTATCACGGTTGGTGGTGTACAAATCGGTACTATGATTGCCTACACAATTTTGACCGAAACGGTATTTCAGTGGCCAGGAACAGGTTTTCTATTCTTAGAAGCGATTAACCGTGTAGATACACCTTTAATTACTGCTTATGTCATCTTCGTTGGTTTAATTTTTGTGGTAACGAATACCCTAGTTGACCTGTTATATGGGGTAATTAACCCTACCGTGAACATTACAGGTAAAGGATAA